The sequence GCCATTTTAACCGGGTCACGCGCACCTGCAACGGCCGTATTCAACAGCACACCATCCGCACCAAGCTCCATCGCAAAGGCAGCATCCTTCGGCGATCCTATTCCCGCATCAACGATAACTGGAACTTTTGCCTGTTCGATAATAAATTGTAAATGTAATGGATTAATAATTCCTTGACCTGAACCAATCGGAGATGCTCCCGGCATAATCGCATGTGCTCCCAGTTCCTCCAATTTGCGTGCGAGCACCACATCATCTGACGTATATGGCAGGACGGTAAACCCCTCCTCCAGCAGTATTTCTGTTGCCTTCAATGTTTCTACAGGATCAGGTAATAATGTTTTGTCACAGCCGATTACTTCTACCTTCACCATATCACACAATCCAGAAGCATCTGCTAGCT is a genomic window of Gracilibacillus salinarum containing:
- a CDS encoding thiazole synthase produces the protein MLTIGNYQFSSRLFLGTGKYPNYTIQKQAVDQSETEVLTFSVRRMNIFDAEQPNFLEELDLQRYRFLPNTAGAKNAEEAVRIAKLADASGLCDMVKVEVIGCDKTLLPDPVETLKATEILLEEGFTVLPYTSDDVVLARKLEELGAHAIMPGASPIGSGQGIINPLHLQFIIEQAKVPVIVDAGIGSPKDAAFAMELGADGVLLNTAVAGARDPVKMAEAMKLAIKAGRLGYQAGRIDKKEYAVASSPLEGVSERG